A window of Aeromicrobium sp. A1-2 contains these coding sequences:
- a CDS encoding acyl-CoA dehydrogenase family protein: MDFTLPDTALAVREGVQRAVERFDHAYWSDCDEQHRFPDEAWAALGDGGWLGLCVPEEYGGGGQGLLELAVANETLAASGGTQGTFLYILTPGFGAMTLTRHGTPEQKREILPGLATGATQFCMALTEPDAGSNALAITTQARRDGDDFLIKGQKIWISGVDRADWMIAITRTIPAADARPRTAGFTLFLVDVKEALAEGTLTYQPIPKLGGNIVTSSQVFFDDVRVPAHRVIGEVDQGFAVLWDVLNPERILAASGGVGAADAALDLACDYARQREVFGRPIGANQAIQFPLAQIKAKTELGRLMTYKAAWLFDQGLPCGNETNVAKLTGAQVAWEAANQAFQTFGGMAYSKEFPVERLFRDARIGKNIPVAEELILAHIGTQMLGLPRSY; encoded by the coding sequence ATGGACTTCACCCTGCCCGACACCGCCCTCGCCGTACGCGAAGGAGTCCAGCGCGCCGTCGAGCGGTTCGATCACGCGTACTGGTCCGACTGCGACGAGCAGCATCGCTTCCCCGACGAGGCGTGGGCTGCGCTGGGCGACGGCGGATGGCTCGGGCTGTGCGTGCCCGAGGAGTACGGCGGCGGCGGTCAGGGGCTGCTCGAGCTCGCGGTCGCGAACGAGACACTCGCGGCCAGCGGCGGCACCCAGGGCACCTTCCTCTACATCCTGACGCCGGGCTTCGGGGCCATGACGTTGACCCGGCACGGCACCCCGGAGCAGAAGCGGGAGATCCTGCCGGGCCTCGCCACCGGGGCGACGCAGTTCTGCATGGCACTGACCGAGCCCGATGCGGGCAGCAACGCCCTCGCGATCACGACCCAGGCCCGGCGCGACGGGGACGACTTCTTGATCAAGGGTCAGAAGATCTGGATCTCAGGGGTCGACCGAGCCGACTGGATGATCGCGATCACCCGGACGATCCCCGCCGCGGACGCCAGGCCCCGCACGGCGGGATTCACCCTGTTCCTCGTCGACGTCAAGGAGGCACTGGCCGAGGGCACCCTGACCTACCAGCCGATCCCGAAGCTCGGCGGCAACATCGTGACGTCCAGCCAGGTGTTCTTCGACGACGTCCGCGTGCCAGCCCACCGGGTCATCGGCGAGGTCGACCAGGGCTTCGCGGTCCTGTGGGACGTGCTCAACCCTGAGCGCATCCTGGCCGCCTCCGGTGGCGTGGGCGCCGCGGATGCTGCCCTGGACCTGGCGTGTGACTACGCCAGGCAGCGCGAGGTGTTCGGCCGGCCGATCGGCGCGAACCAGGCAATCCAGTTCCCCCTCGCCCAGATCAAGGCCAAGACCGAGCTGGGGCGGCTCATGACCTACAAGGCGGCCTGGCTGTTCGACCAGGGTCTGCCATGCGGCAACGAGACCAATGTGGCCAAGCTGACCGGGGCACAGGTCGCGTGGGAAGCTGCCAACCAGGCCTTCCAGACCTTCGGCGGCATGGCGTACTCCAAGGAGTTCCCCGTCGAGCGGCTGTTCCGCGATGCCCGTATCGGCAAGAACATCCCCGTCGCCGAAGAGCTCATCCTGGCGCACATCGGCACGCAGATGCTGGGCCTGCCCCGAAGCTATTGA
- a CDS encoding MCE family protein, with the protein MRRPTIERRNVRLAEIVLIVIAILGVAYLGDSVIGSRLLSATRTVTVDLPSGGGLYPGANVTYRGNSIGEVRDVRLEDDGVRATVRLDGDTRIPTDTEAVAANLSAIGEQYLDFRPRVDHGPYLQDGDTVGRADTRVPIRFDKLLTDVNDVADLIDPDDLQTITTELGDAFDSGTDLVLLGQRMDHAVSLLARLQPRLRHLMEQSQAPLRTVVDTGHDIRSFAHDLDLVTASVKKSDPTLRSLIDEVNVLASSLGDLIADITPDIGRTARAWTAFGQLGTDRLPGFDHWLTWAPPQAVAMSESTRDGTGHVLMVPNPSDLCDYGLPKRSPYDTTRHPARTDAHCTVESPLIQQRGSQYAPRPAN; encoded by the coding sequence GTGAGGCGCCCCACGATCGAAAGGCGCAACGTCCGCCTGGCCGAGATTGTCCTGATCGTCATTGCGATCCTGGGAGTGGCCTACCTCGGCGACTCGGTGATCGGGTCCCGCCTGCTCTCCGCGACGCGGACCGTGACGGTCGACCTGCCGTCCGGTGGCGGCCTCTACCCCGGGGCGAACGTGACATATCGCGGAAACTCGATCGGTGAGGTGCGGGACGTGCGACTCGAGGACGATGGCGTCCGGGCGACAGTGCGCCTGGACGGCGACACGCGGATTCCGACCGACACCGAGGCGGTCGCGGCCAACCTGTCGGCGATCGGCGAGCAGTATCTGGACTTCCGGCCCAGGGTCGATCACGGGCCGTACCTCCAGGACGGAGACACGGTGGGCCGAGCCGACACCCGGGTGCCTATCCGCTTCGACAAGCTGTTGACCGATGTCAACGATGTCGCGGACCTGATCGACCCTGACGATCTCCAGACCATCACGACTGAGTTGGGCGACGCCTTCGACTCCGGCACCGACCTGGTCCTGCTCGGCCAGCGAATGGACCACGCCGTGTCTCTGCTCGCGCGCCTGCAGCCGCGGCTCCGCCACCTGATGGAGCAGTCGCAGGCACCATTGCGCACTGTGGTCGACACGGGTCACGACATCCGCAGCTTCGCGCACGATCTTGATCTCGTGACGGCAAGCGTCAAGAAGTCAGACCCGACGCTGCGCTCGCTGATCGACGAGGTCAACGTGCTCGCTTCGAGCCTGGGCGACCTGATCGCGGACATCACCCCCGACATCGGCCGGACGGCACGGGCGTGGACCGCATTCGGACAGCTCGGGACCGACCGCCTGCCCGGCTTCGACCACTGGCTGACGTGGGCTCCACCTCAGGCTGTCGCGATGTCGGAGTCGACCCGCGACGGCACCGGGCACGTTCTGATGGTGCCCAACCCGAGCGATCTGTGCGACTACGGACTCCCCAAGCGCAGTCCGTACGACACGACCCGGCACCCCGCCCGCACGGACGCCCACTGCACCGTGGAGAGTCCTTTGATCCAGCAGCGCGGCTCCCAGTACGCACCACGCCCGGCCAACTGA
- a CDS encoding MlaD family protein — protein sequence MRRLSTAIVIASMIALVGGCGADLSDVPVPSKVSGPTYQIEAVFDSALNLPRQAPVKLDGRVVGDVVSVVAVDYTAHVTLRLTKDTRLPTGTRAEVRLTAPVGEAFVALDPPEDSSGIIVPGDVINIDLTGTAADTTDLLTNLSVAVTGGSYADLKVVVDELVTAMDGNSGSVRHLLGELDTLVTTTNSHRDDLDGALDAMDRLSAGLSDDAGSITTSVQQLTPAVERLAARQDAAMEMLAAMTRLGDRSSGVITELRVTLGQQLKDAGVVLDEVIHEQDRLAPLLTGITAFGDALDRATPGDFANFDLTAIGTLHVADGVDLPPDLSAPTATTMPTLPDLIGGLVPDVGDPNALLGSLLGNPTGGGSR from the coding sequence ATGCGGCGCCTGAGCACGGCCATCGTGATCGCCTCCATGATCGCTCTCGTGGGCGGCTGCGGCGCGGACCTCTCCGACGTCCCGGTGCCCAGCAAGGTGTCCGGACCGACCTACCAGATCGAGGCCGTGTTCGACAGCGCACTCAACCTGCCGCGCCAGGCCCCGGTCAAGCTCGACGGACGGGTCGTCGGCGACGTCGTGTCGGTCGTCGCCGTCGACTACACCGCGCACGTCACGCTGCGACTGACCAAGGACACCCGGCTCCCGACCGGCACCCGGGCCGAGGTGCGACTGACCGCGCCGGTCGGGGAAGCGTTCGTGGCGCTCGATCCACCCGAGGACTCCAGCGGAATCATTGTGCCGGGCGACGTCATCAATATCGATCTCACCGGGACGGCCGCCGACACGACCGATCTGCTGACCAATCTCTCTGTCGCCGTGACTGGCGGCAGCTACGCCGATCTGAAGGTCGTCGTCGACGAGCTCGTCACCGCGATGGACGGCAACTCCGGCTCGGTTCGACACCTCTTGGGGGAGCTCGACACGCTCGTGACGACGACCAATTCACATCGCGACGACCTCGATGGCGCCCTCGATGCGATGGACCGGCTGTCCGCGGGGCTCTCCGACGACGCCGGCTCGATCACGACGTCGGTCCAGCAGCTCACCCCGGCCGTCGAGCGCCTCGCGGCCCGCCAGGACGCAGCGATGGAGATGCTCGCGGCCATGACCAGACTGGGCGATCGCAGCAGCGGCGTGATCACCGAGCTGCGAGTCACACTGGGCCAGCAGCTCAAGGATGCCGGGGTGGTTCTCGACGAGGTCATCCACGAGCAGGACAGGCTCGCCCCGCTGCTGACCGGAATCACAGCGTTCGGGGATGCCCTCGACCGGGCAACACCCGGGGACTTCGCCAACTTCGACCTGACCGCCATCGGCACGTTGCACGTCGCTGATGGTGTGGACCTGCCGCCCGACCTCTCGGCACCCACCGCGACAACAATGCCCACACTGCCCGACCTGATCGGTGGCTTGGTGCCGGACGTGGGCGACCCGAATGCGCTGCTCGGCTCTCTCCTGGGCAACCCGACGGGAGGGGGCTCGCGGTGA
- a CDS encoding MCE family protein — protein sequence MTRGSVVGLIAAVVIGLLVVSGALILRAPDDHTTLTIQFTDTTGLYVGNDVQTIGVRIGTVTAIEPRGSRVDVTIRVDQASIAADAGALIMQSSLVTDRFVELTPAWASGPTLRDGAIIPVERTRSPANVDDILASVDDLVVALKDTTTDGKDVGDLLRVGAEQLDGNGHKIGAALQAASDALGTVDGKDADLDGIVDDLDSLVTLLATRDTTIRRLNGNVADSAALLADQRDDLSATLATLDRLSTRMTAFVKDNRALVTEDVARAADVLTTIESQRDSLAETFDVMPLVAENISRAFDPSSRLLRVRLDMRRSLVTSALSRNDVCKEYLKQPQLCDELIAADGSGLLDPIFSAFLAAVPEDF from the coding sequence ATGACCCGGGGCAGCGTGGTGGGGTTGATCGCCGCGGTCGTCATCGGGCTGCTCGTGGTCTCGGGCGCGCTCATCCTGCGGGCTCCCGACGACCACACGACGCTGACGATCCAGTTCACCGACACCACAGGCCTGTACGTCGGCAACGACGTCCAGACGATCGGCGTACGGATCGGCACCGTGACCGCGATCGAGCCACGGGGATCACGCGTCGACGTGACGATCCGGGTCGACCAGGCATCCATCGCTGCGGACGCCGGTGCCCTGATCATGCAGTCCTCGCTGGTGACTGATCGGTTCGTCGAGCTGACCCCCGCATGGGCTTCGGGACCGACGCTCCGGGACGGCGCGATCATCCCGGTGGAGCGCACCCGCTCCCCCGCCAACGTCGACGACATCCTGGCCTCGGTCGACGATCTCGTGGTGGCCCTGAAGGACACAACCACGGACGGCAAGGACGTTGGCGACCTGCTGCGTGTGGGAGCCGAGCAGCTCGACGGCAACGGGCACAAGATCGGGGCCGCACTGCAGGCGGCATCCGACGCGCTCGGCACGGTCGACGGCAAGGACGCCGATCTGGACGGGATCGTCGACGACCTCGACTCGCTCGTGACCCTGTTGGCCACCCGTGACACCACGATCCGTCGCCTCAACGGCAATGTCGCCGACAGCGCCGCGTTGCTGGCCGACCAGCGCGACGACCTCTCGGCCACGCTCGCAACGCTTGACCGGCTGAGCACCCGCATGACGGCCTTTGTCAAGGACAACCGCGCACTGGTCACGGAGGACGTGGCCCGGGCGGCCGATGTCCTCACGACCATCGAGAGCCAACGCGACAGCCTCGCCGAGACATTCGACGTGATGCCACTCGTGGCAGAGAACATCAGCCGGGCGTTCGACCCGTCGTCCCGACTGTTGCGCGTGCGCCTGGACATGCGCCGCTCGCTCGTCACGAGTGCGCTGAGCCGCAACGACGTCTGCAAGGAGTACCTCAAGCAGCCCCAGCTGTGCGACGAGCTGATCGCCGCGGACGGATCAGGACTGCTCGACCCCATCTTCTCGGCGTTCCTTGCGGCCGTTCCGGAGGATTTCTGA
- a CDS encoding MCE family protein has protein sequence MTRAAGIKAVIVLTSLALLAVVAWNQLQPAASSYGAAFTHASGLKVGDDVRIAGIPSGSVTDIELKGATAVVRFDVDQGVTLHRDARAAVKMASLLGQNYLEVEAGRGTTLAAGTTIPVARTTPAYTVSQVVARANDTLDALDMDAIDAMITTLATELDNDPQITDRALTSVTALSKVIGDKDQQIDRLLTHTRQVTGVVRAQQEQLDDLLVDADVVATMVQRRRDTIRSLLTRGQQVVRDLDSLADRNDDQVRTMLKDFRKTLRTLDSRADDLDATLLGLAPLARYFANATGNGPWLEVGAPYFLLPDNLVCVFARPSECLG, from the coding sequence ATGACGCGGGCGGCCGGCATCAAGGCCGTCATCGTGCTCACCTCGCTGGCCCTGCTCGCGGTGGTTGCTTGGAACCAGCTCCAACCGGCCGCCAGCTCGTACGGTGCCGCCTTCACACACGCCTCGGGGCTCAAGGTCGGCGACGATGTCCGCATCGCCGGAATCCCGAGCGGCTCGGTGACCGACATCGAGCTCAAGGGCGCCACGGCCGTCGTCCGCTTCGACGTCGATCAGGGCGTCACCCTGCACCGGGACGCCCGGGCAGCAGTCAAGATGGCATCCCTCCTGGGCCAGAACTACCTCGAGGTCGAGGCGGGCCGAGGCACCACACTCGCCGCCGGCACCACGATCCCGGTCGCCCGGACCACGCCGGCGTACACCGTGTCGCAGGTCGTCGCACGCGCCAACGACACCCTGGACGCGCTCGACATGGACGCGATCGACGCGATGATCACGACCTTGGCGACCGAGCTCGACAACGATCCGCAGATCACCGACCGGGCGCTCACCAGCGTCACTGCGCTGTCCAAGGTCATCGGCGACAAGGATCAGCAGATCGACCGGCTGCTGACCCACACCCGCCAGGTGACCGGTGTCGTCCGGGCCCAGCAGGAACAGCTCGACGACCTCCTGGTCGACGCAGACGTCGTCGCCACGATGGTGCAACGGCGCCGCGACACGATCCGTAGCCTGCTGACCCGTGGCCAGCAGGTCGTGCGCGACCTCGACTCGCTCGCGGATCGCAACGATGACCAGGTCCGCACGATGCTCAAGGACTTCCGGAAGACCCTCCGCACGCTGGACAGCCGGGCCGACGACCTGGACGCGACCCTGCTGGGTCTTGCCCCGCTGGCACGCTACTTCGCCAACGCGACCGGCAACGGGCCCTGGCTCGAGGTCGGTGCGCCCTACTTCCTGCTGCCCGACAACCTGGTCTGCGTCTTCGCCAGGCCCTCGGAGTGTCTCGGATGA
- a CDS encoding MCE family protein, which yields MSVLRRHPGEVIGILLFAAVSILLTSMVGNTLAQQSSGAKRQYVAEFVDSSGIKPGDEVRIAGVHVGRIEGRELHDGLARVYFSVAADQSVRSDTIVRVSYLNLLGQRYLALEAGAQPGARLPEGSVIGTDHTRAALDLTALFNAFKPLFDALDPDDVNLLATEVVKSLQGEGSTLRHLTAQTADLTSHLAERDEVISRVVDNVTTVMASASDHREDLSNIITSLHSLVGRLADDSDDIDASLRSMDGLTAALGGMLDDTADPLTADLAKMTELGGTLVRHDGELGQALEDAPNLLAGYARSMSYGSWLNTYVCTLKIAIKGVTTFDGDSPPHSKVCR from the coding sequence ATGAGCGTCCTGCGCCGCCACCCGGGCGAGGTCATCGGCATTCTCCTCTTCGCGGCGGTCTCGATCCTGCTCACCAGCATGGTCGGCAACACCCTGGCCCAGCAGTCGTCCGGAGCCAAGCGACAGTACGTCGCGGAGTTCGTCGACTCGTCGGGCATCAAGCCCGGCGACGAGGTCCGCATCGCGGGTGTCCACGTCGGGCGCATCGAGGGGCGCGAGCTGCACGATGGCCTGGCCCGGGTCTACTTCTCGGTCGCGGCGGATCAGTCCGTACGCTCCGACACGATCGTCCGAGTGTCGTACCTCAACCTGCTCGGCCAGCGCTACCTCGCACTGGAGGCCGGCGCGCAGCCGGGCGCGCGGCTCCCCGAGGGCAGCGTCATCGGCACCGACCACACCCGAGCCGCCCTCGACCTGACTGCGCTGTTCAACGCGTTCAAGCCGTTGTTCGATGCGCTCGACCCCGATGACGTCAACCTGCTGGCGACCGAGGTGGTCAAGTCGCTCCAGGGCGAAGGGTCGACGTTGCGGCACCTCACGGCCCAGACCGCCGATCTCACGTCCCACCTCGCCGAGCGCGACGAGGTCATCTCCCGGGTCGTCGACAACGTCACGACCGTCATGGCCTCGGCGTCGGACCACCGCGAGGACCTCAGCAACATCATCACCTCGTTGCACTCGCTGGTCGGTCGGCTCGCCGACGACAGCGACGACATCGACGCGTCGCTGCGAAGCATGGACGGGCTGACCGCTGCACTGGGGGGCATGCTGGACGACACCGCCGATCCGTTGACCGCCGACCTTGCCAAGATGACCGAGCTCGGCGGCACGCTGGTCCGGCACGACGGCGAGCTCGGTCAAGCCCTTGAGGATGCTCCCAACCTGCTCGCCGGATACGCCCGGTCGATGAGCTACGGCAGCTGGCTCAACACGTATGTCTGCACGCTCAAGATCGCTATCAAGGGTGTCACCACGTTCGATGGCGACTCTCCGCCCCACTCCAAGGTCTGCCGATGA
- a CDS encoding MCE family protein, protein MSQDPTPAQRALLAVVALTLLVGAGGWLGLSYFGIVSKDVKVSVAIDELGDSLGPGAKVRFHGIIVGRVLRVGEHGDGYRVDLLVDAGHATSIPSGATARILPNTIFGSEYVELLGHHRTEATHVRSGDVLQADRSIDTLRLMDTFDDARRLITSVDVERINRVLNTVAPPIEGHGDDIADFIRRTDSYVTTLNADSGVFFETLRLGTDAADVLADAEPDLVSALASFRTTAGTIVEMDPALGRMLLATRDLADESYTLVDGHGDAVVTLSRTLAPLTATAARHHDDIRQILHDVPTVLHNGANAIDDNAIQMEGTVGVDPMSPYNAGDCPRYGTMTGSNCGNPIPGATSPSTANDPDLADVAGRVEDLLAQLNQQPDADLDTDGVSPLTRAPNYTASPVDGAGLVGDLFELLQDLGGSLTGSSR, encoded by the coding sequence ATGAGCCAGGACCCCACTCCCGCACAGCGCGCCCTGCTTGCCGTCGTCGCACTGACCCTGCTCGTCGGCGCCGGAGGCTGGCTCGGCCTGTCCTACTTCGGGATCGTCAGCAAGGACGTGAAGGTGTCGGTCGCGATCGACGAGCTCGGCGACTCGTTGGGCCCCGGCGCCAAGGTGCGCTTCCACGGCATCATCGTCGGTCGCGTGCTCAGGGTCGGCGAGCACGGTGACGGCTATCGCGTCGATCTCCTGGTTGACGCGGGCCACGCGACCTCGATCCCGAGCGGTGCCACGGCGCGAATCCTGCCCAACACGATCTTCGGATCGGAGTACGTCGAGCTGCTGGGCCACCACCGAACCGAGGCGACACACGTGAGGTCGGGCGATGTGCTGCAGGCCGACCGATCGATCGACACACTTCGGCTGATGGACACGTTCGACGACGCCAGGCGACTCATCACGTCGGTCGACGTCGAACGGATCAACCGGGTCCTGAACACCGTCGCCCCCCCAATCGAGGGCCACGGCGACGATATCGCCGACTTCATCCGCCGCACGGACTCCTACGTCACGACGCTCAACGCCGACTCCGGGGTGTTCTTCGAGACCCTCCGACTCGGGACGGACGCGGCCGATGTTCTCGCCGACGCCGAGCCGGATCTCGTGTCGGCCCTGGCGAGCTTCCGTACGACTGCCGGAACCATCGTCGAGATGGACCCCGCGCTGGGCCGGATGCTGCTGGCGACCCGCGACCTCGCCGACGAGTCGTACACGCTTGTGGACGGGCACGGCGACGCTGTCGTCACGCTCAGCCGGACCCTCGCTCCATTGACTGCCACCGCGGCCCGCCACCACGACGACATCCGTCAGATCCTGCATGACGTCCCGACTGTGCTCCACAACGGTGCCAACGCGATCGACGACAACGCGATCCAGATGGAGGGCACCGTCGGCGTTGACCCGATGAGCCCCTACAACGCCGGCGATTGTCCCCGCTACGGCACGATGACCGGCTCCAACTGTGGGAACCCGATCCCCGGAGCGACCAGTCCATCGACCGCGAATGACCCAGATCTCGCGGATGTAGCTGGTCGGGTCGAAGACCTGCTTGCGCAGCTCAACCAGCAACCTGACGCCGATCTCGACACCGACGGCGTGTCGCCCCTGACACGCGCGCCGAACTACACCGCCTCACCTGTCGACGGCGCAGGACTGGTCGGCGACCTGTTCGAGTTGCTGCAGGACCTCGGCGGATCCCTGACGGGGAGCAGCCGATGA
- a CDS encoding ABC transporter permease encodes MTIQASPDVRPPSWPFGALVRLGDQLWFHLVAIARIPVAIRNHPAQIGRQLAEVSLGGGLLVVGGGAVGVVFLLATLTGTEVGLEGHNGLDIIGLAPLTGFISGYANTRELAPIVVALAFAARIGCGFTSRLGAMRISEEIDALESMSIRPIPYLVSTRIVASLVMVLPLYLLGLVGTYVATDWVVTVFYHQSAGTYEHYFTSFVSLRDVLYSAVKVVVLTTMVTLVHCYHGFHATGGPEGVGRATGRAIRTSIIAITVVDILLTLALWGPGQQVTISG; translated from the coding sequence ATGACGATCCAGGCGAGCCCCGACGTCCGGCCCCCTTCCTGGCCGTTCGGCGCGTTGGTGCGACTGGGAGACCAGCTGTGGTTTCACCTCGTCGCGATCGCCCGGATCCCCGTCGCGATCCGCAACCATCCGGCCCAGATCGGTCGCCAACTCGCCGAGGTGAGCCTGGGTGGCGGGCTGCTCGTGGTGGGAGGCGGCGCGGTCGGCGTGGTGTTCCTGCTGGCAACCCTGACCGGCACCGAGGTTGGCCTCGAGGGTCACAACGGGCTCGACATCATCGGCCTCGCACCCCTGACCGGCTTCATCTCCGGCTACGCCAACACGCGTGAGCTCGCCCCGATCGTCGTGGCGCTGGCCTTCGCCGCTCGTATCGGCTGCGGCTTCACCTCTCGACTCGGGGCGATGCGGATCAGCGAGGAGATCGACGCGCTGGAGTCCATGTCGATCCGCCCCATCCCCTATCTCGTGTCGACCCGCATCGTGGCGTCCCTCGTCATGGTGCTTCCGCTGTACCTCCTGGGCCTGGTTGGCACCTACGTCGCGACCGACTGGGTCGTCACGGTCTTCTACCACCAGTCGGCCGGCACGTACGAGCACTACTTCACCAGCTTCGTGTCACTGCGGGACGTGCTCTACTCGGCCGTCAAGGTCGTCGTCCTCACGACCATGGTGACTCTCGTGCACTGCTATCACGGCTTCCACGCGACGGGCGGCCCCGAGGGTGTCGGCCGCGCGACAGGCCGCGCGATCCGGACGAGCATCATCGCGATCACGGTCGTCGACATCCTCCTGACACTGGCGCTGTGGGGCCCCGGCCAACAGGTGACGATCTCCGGATGA
- a CDS encoding ABC transporter permease — translation MSARAVETEPARRPRAALSPQGAIVDLLAPVWLAVEVLRSIPRSLLAGRFPFEEYLRQTWFTIKVCTLPSLAVSIPFGVILALQVGVLAQEVGASGFTGAGNTLAVVRQAAPMITALMLAGVAGSAICSELGSRRIREELDALEVMGVRVVERIVLPRVMATVTVAVLLNGVVMFFSIMTTLLVSVVAMDLSAGGYLASVGTLARPSDLILSLVKAAIFGVLCAVVASHKGITAKNGPSGVSDAVTSAVVVNFVALFGANFVISQAYAQLFPGGVA, via the coding sequence GTGTCTGCACGAGCGGTAGAGACCGAGCCCGCCAGGAGGCCCAGGGCCGCGCTGTCCCCCCAGGGTGCGATCGTTGATCTGCTGGCACCTGTCTGGCTCGCCGTCGAGGTTCTCCGGTCGATCCCTCGCAGCCTTCTCGCGGGGAGGTTCCCGTTCGAGGAGTACCTCCGCCAGACGTGGTTCACGATCAAGGTCTGCACCCTTCCGTCGCTTGCGGTCTCGATCCCGTTCGGCGTGATTCTGGCGCTACAGGTCGGCGTGCTCGCGCAGGAGGTCGGCGCCTCCGGCTTCACCGGCGCCGGCAACACTCTCGCCGTGGTCCGTCAGGCCGCCCCGATGATCACGGCGCTGATGCTCGCCGGCGTCGCCGGGTCGGCCATCTGCTCGGAGCTGGGTTCCCGTCGCATCCGTGAGGAGCTCGACGCGTTGGAGGTCATGGGCGTCCGGGTCGTCGAGCGGATCGTGCTGCCCCGCGTCATGGCCACCGTCACCGTGGCGGTGCTGCTCAACGGCGTCGTGATGTTCTTCTCGATCATGACCACGCTGCTGGTCAGCGTCGTGGCGATGGACCTGTCGGCGGGTGGCTACCTCGCCTCGGTCGGAACCCTGGCACGGCCCTCGGACCTGATCCTGTCGCTGGTCAAGGCCGCGATCTTCGGAGTGCTCTGCGCGGTCGTTGCGTCCCACAAGGGCATCACCGCCAAGAACGGGCCCTCGGGCGTCAGTGATGCCGTGACCTCGGCCGTCGTGGTCAACTTCGTCGCACTGTTCGGCGCCAACTTCGTGATCTCACAGGCCTACGCCCAACTCTTCCCCGGCGGCGTGGCATGA
- a CDS encoding MerR family transcriptional regulator — protein MSVLSDEDSSPLLTVDELAAEAGLTVRTLRYYASMGLVPPAVRRGRVALYGRDHAARLGLVRALQDHGFTMSAIEKAMARIPASAGVEDLAVQRAVLTSWAPAGPEVLDRRQLDDRAGRALDEEQVALLIETGVLERVGRTYSPLPGFEMSIELLDVEVPADGIREAADAIERHMGALTDELTEILRRRVLEPYRAIPRTDEQSDRLEVTMQRLRALTLQAVVSGFQRATNAVISRSLR, from the coding sequence GTGTCCGTTCTTTCCGACGAGGATTCGTCCCCCCTGCTGACGGTCGACGAGCTCGCCGCCGAAGCGGGGCTCACGGTCCGCACACTCCGTTACTACGCGAGCATGGGTCTCGTGCCTCCAGCGGTACGCCGAGGCAGGGTTGCGCTGTACGGGCGCGACCACGCCGCTCGACTGGGACTGGTCCGAGCGCTGCAGGATCACGGATTCACGATGTCCGCGATCGAGAAGGCCATGGCACGGATCCCGGCGTCCGCGGGCGTCGAGGACCTCGCGGTACAGAGGGCCGTGCTGACGTCCTGGGCACCTGCAGGACCCGAGGTGCTGGATCGTCGTCAGCTCGACGACCGCGCCGGTCGGGCGCTCGACGAGGAGCAGGTGGCGCTGCTGATCGAGACCGGCGTCCTGGAACGGGTCGGCCGCACGTACTCGCCGCTGCCGGGCTTCGAGATGAGCATCGAGCTGCTTGACGTCGAGGTCCCCGCCGACGGCATCCGCGAGGCCGCCGACGCGATCGAGCGGCACATGGGGGCCCTCACCGACGAGCTCACCGAGATCCTCAGGCGGCGGGTGCTCGAGCCGTACCGGGCGATTCCGCGCACCGACGAGCAGTCCGACCGCCTGGAGGTCACGATGCAGCGACTGCGCGCCCTGACCCTGCAAGCCGTTGTGAGCGGGTTCCAGCGGGCCACAAATGCCGTGATCTCGAGGTCGCTGCGATGA
- the rplC gene encoding 50S ribosomal protein L3 has translation MSISSTATTRGLLGRKLGMTQVWDADNKIIPVTVIAADTNVVTQIRTRETDGYSAVQLGFGEIDGRKVNKPITGHLEKAGVTPRRHIVEIRTEAISDYTLGQEVSPEIFAAGDVVDVTATSKGKGFAGVMKRHGFHGVGASHGSHRNHRKPGSIGACATPGRVFKGLRMAGHMGAEQVTTQNLKVHAVDLDKGVILIKGAVPGPKGALVVIRSAVKGA, from the coding sequence ATGAGCATCAGCAGCACAGCTACCACGCGCGGCCTCCTCGGCCGCAAGCTCGGCATGACCCAGGTCTGGGATGCCGACAACAAGATCATTCCCGTCACCGTGATCGCTGCCGACACCAACGTCGTCACGCAGATCCGTACGCGTGAGACCGACGGCTACTCCGCCGTCCAGCTTGGCTTCGGCGAGATCGACGGCCGCAAGGTCAACAAGCCGATCACGGGTCACCTCGAGAAGGCCGGCGTGACTCCTCGCCGCCACATCGTGGAGATCCGCACCGAAGCCATCTCGGACTACACGCTGGGTCAGGAGGTCTCCCCGGAGATCTTCGCCGCGGGCGACGTCGTCGACGTCACCGCGACCAGCAAGGGCAAGGGCTTCGCCGGTGTCATGAAGCGTCACGGCTTCCACGGCGTGGGCGCTTCGCACGGCTCGCACCGCAACCACCGCAAGCCCGGCTCGATCGGCGCCTGCGCCACTCCGGGTCGCGTCTTCAAGGGTCTGCGCATGGCCGGTCACATGGGCGCCGAGCAGGTCACGACGCAGAACCTCAAGGTTCACGCCGTCGACCTCGACAAGGGCGTCATCCTCATCAAGGGCGCCGTACCTGGCCCCAAGGGCGCACTCGTCGTCATCCGCTCTGCCGTGAAGGGAGCCTGA